In bacterium, the DNA window CGTTTATCCTTTTAAAAGGCCGGGTATGGAATCCCGGCCTTTTCTTTAACTCATAAAAGTATTTATCCGCCGCATATTTTAAGATATAATATTTACGGCTGTTTCAATTTTTTGTTATTACTATGATAAAAACATATGATATCTCAATAATAGGAGCGGGACCCGCGGGTTTATCCGCAGGCATATACTCTTCCCGGGCGGGACTCAAAACAGCCATATTCGAAAAAGGCGCTCCCGGAGGACAAATAAGCTGGACATCCAGTGTTGAAAATTATCCCGGATTTCCGCAAGGCGTATTAGGTCCCGACCTTTCAGAAAAATTCCGGGCTCAAGCCGCTAAATTCGGCTGCGAATTCATCAACAATGAGATCTTATCAATACAAAAGGCTCCGGACGCGTCATTCCTGATTAAAGGCTTGTCCGTTCAGTGTATTTCGAAAACAGTTATTATTGCGGCCGGGTCAGTTCCCAATAAGCTCGGCATACCCGGAGAAAGCGAATTTTTAGGCAAAGGTGTATCAACATGCGGAACGTGCGACGGGCCGTTATTCAGGGGAAAAAACGTTTTTGCAATCGGCGGGGGAGATACAGCCGTAGATGAAAGCCTTTTTATCTCGAAATTCGCGTCTGCCGTGACAATCATCCACAGGAGAGACAAGCTCAGGGCTTCGGCCTATCTGGAAGAAAAGGCAAAAAACAACGGCAAAATATCTTTTTTGTGGAATACAATCCCTCTGGAAATCAAGGGCGGCAGCCGGGTTGAAGGAATAACCGTAAAAAACAAGGTCACCGGAACAATAACCGAACACAAGACAGACGGCGTTTTCGTCTTTATAGGGCAAAAACCTAATTCGCGTTTTGTCAGGGACATGGTAAAAACAGACGATGAAGGTTACATAGCCGTCAATTTGCAAATGGAAACTTCCGTTCCGGGAATGTTCGCCTGCGGCGACATAAGGGAAAAATCATATAAACAAGTTGCAATTTCAACAGGAGACGGGGCGACCGCGGCTCTCAGCGCTCAAAAATATATTGAAAAAAAATAAAATCTCCCGGCAGGACCGCTAATGATACGTCACAGGAAAAGATACCTTGTTTTTATAATAATGCTGATGATGCTTGTCATCACGGTTTCAATGGCTTATTTCGCATTCCAGTCTTCTCAGGCCCAAACCCTTAATTTATATACCCAGCAGCTCCTGCTCCTGTCCAACCAGATAGCAAACAGTATATGCCAATTCGTGGAAAACGGCATCACTGGCATGAACCTGCTTTCCAACGTCATCGATGTCAAAGACGATGAGAATTTAAAAGGATATTTTTCCGACATCTTTGTCAACTACGGCGGATTCACCGCCGTTGTTTTCTGCACCCCGGACGCTGTGGTAAAATATTCCTACCCTGAAAATTTTTTCGAAAAAGGGTCAGTCATAAAATGTGATTCCGGCGCCGTTATACGCGATATTTTCGACGCCTCGCAGAAAACCCGTAAATCCATGTTAACCAATGCCGTTTCGATAAAACCGGGGTGTTTCGCGCCTTTTATTGTCGCTCCCGTATTTAAAACAAATAAAAAACTTACTGTCCTGGAGGGTTTCATTATAGGCATAATCTCTACCCGGAAGATTGAAAATGAATACATGTTAAAACTCCAGCCCGGTTATCTGGAATATGTCTGGCTTGCGGACGGCAACGGCATTCAGATAGCGGGAAAACACGAGATAAACAACGGAAGCAATATTTCCTGCAGGTTCGGCGACAGCAGAAAAGAATGTGTTTCAACCGCCATTTCAAACATGCGGGAGGGAATGCCCGGTGTCATTGAATATATTTCACAGGAAATGAGGGAAAGGCATCCGACAAAAAAAATAACGGCTTACAACCCCCTGGCCATAGGGGGGCTCAACTGGACAGTAGGCGTATGCACCAATCAAAGACAATTTATAGAAATCCTTCAGAAAAACTTCATGCAGACACTTATCTTCATAGCGATAACCATCCTTGTCATTACCGCGGGGCTAAGCGGCATATTCTATATTGAAAAACAAAGGATAGAAGCGGTGGAAAACGCAAAGATAATAAAAACCCTGGAAAAGAAAGTCGAGGAAAGAACATCCGAACTTCAAAAAGCAAATGAAGAACTGATAAAAATGAACGAAGTGAAAAATAACTTTCTGTCCATGGTTTCACACGAGTTAAGGACTCCGCTTACAACTATCCAGGGTTATATAAGTTTTGTGCTCAGCGGAAAAGCGGGCGAAGTTTCGCAGCTGCAGAACAAAAGCCTTACGATAGCCGAACACCAGGTGACAAGGCTCGATGAGATGATATCCGAACTGCTCGATGTGGCAAGGATAGAATCAGGCAGTATAGACCTTGAATACGAGCTTGTAAACGTAAAGGAACTTATTGATTCATGCATACAATGGTTAACCCCCATATCCGACAAGAAAAAGATATCCCTTGAGAATAAAATGGAAAATAACGAGCATTCCTTTGCACAGATAGACAGGAAAAAAATGAGCCGCGTCTTCATAAACCTTATTTCAAACTCAATTAAATTCACCCCCGAAAGAGGAACGATAGAAATATCGAAAAAAGACACGAAAGAATCATTTATATTCTGCGTATCGGATAACGGGATCGGCATTCCCCGGGACCAGATAGACAGAATTTTTGACAAGTTCTACCAGGTTGACAGCAGTGTAACCCGAAAATATAAAGGCAGCGGCCTGGGGCTTGTGATTGTAAAAGAGATAATAGAGCTTCACGGCGGAAAAATCTGGATAGAGAGCGAAGAGGGGAAAGGCTCTAAATTTTTCTTCACCATTCCCAAACCCGTAGTTTAACATCCTGATATAAAAAATATATTAATTCGAAATAAGGACGATCCAGACTATCACTACCCCTATTATCAGCTGCACAGCGCAGAGAACCTGCATATAACGGTCGTTAATCACAGGTTTGTCGCCGGCAAAATATTTTTCGATGATATGTTTGTAAACCAGGAGATAAACAAGAACAAAACCGAAGAATATCATCAAAGCGCCCAGTATCAATGCCATTACATATAGAGCGGGGAGTTTTCCTATCGCGTAAAGGGCCGCGACAATAATGCAGAAGAATCCCGTTGCGGCGAAAAAAGAGCCCAAAAGCCTGGCTGTGCTGTCACTGAAATCTTTCATTGCCAGGACCATTTTCCTGGCGATGGACGGGCTTATTACGCCTGCCGCCCTCGTAATTATTATCAGCAACCCGAACGCTCCGAGAATAACCTTCAGCAGAAATTCCATAACCGGCCTCCTTACTGATTTAAATTGACATACAAAGAAAAATTATGTTTAATTACAATAAATTTATTTCACTGATTATACAGCATTTTAAATTGTTTTTTAAATCTTATTTTAAATTCCCGTTAAAAAAAGGGGGGTAGCAGAATGACCGGTGATATTCAGATTCAATCCACACTCGACGAAAAAATGACGTCGGCTCAGGATGAGCTTTCAAAACTTAAAACCAGGCAGAGCCAATTGGAAAAGGAAAGAAACAAACTGGAAAAACTTAAAGTAAAACTGGATAAGCTGACCGAAGGCAAATCTGATCTGCAGCCTTCGATAAACAAAGCTGTCCTGTCTCTCGAAAGCGAAATAGAATCCAATCACAGGATGAACGAAGAGCTGAGTATATTATGCGATAAACTAAAAACCGATTATGAGAAAATAGCCTCTATCCCGGAACCGGACATAGAATCTCCCGAACTGGAAAATCAACTTGATAAATCGCTGGTTGTCATAGAGGAAGCAGGTTCGGATTTCAAAAAAGCGATAGCCAGGATTGAAGCCTTCTCTCAGCTCCAATCCGGCGATACCCCGGCTGTTACGGCAAAATCAAAATCGCAGTTTTCAAAACTTGAGCTTCTCAAAATCGGATTTTACACAGGGCTTCCGATTGCGGCGCTTGCTTTGATTCTGGTTTTCATCACACTTTTTTTACTAAAATAAAACTTTATTATTGCATTATAATTCATTCTGAAAAAGGGTCTTATGAATATTTTTAATCATTACAATAAAAAAATCAGAGAGCTTGACCGCGAAATAAACAAGGTCAAACGCGAAATCATAAAGATTACGTCAAATGACACATCTTCAAAAAGGAGAGAATTGACCAGGGAAACACCTGATTCCCCGAAGGATGGCGACGAAAGAAAAAAATTGGCCAATTATCTCGGGGCGGGGAGCATACAGACCCTCGGCATGCATAAATATCACAAGGAGGATTTACGCAACAAGATCATTTATGCTATTGTCGGCATTCTTTTTGTTTTAGCCCTTATATGGTTGATCTCCAGGTAATTTTTGAATAAGAACCGTTTCTACAGCCCCTTGGAAACAGACTATGGAAGATTTATTGTCTGCCATGACGGAAAAACAATATTCGGCATTACTTTTCCGTCAGGCAAGCCCCCTGCAAAAAAATTAAAGGTCTCTGCTTTTTCTAAAAGGCTTGAAAAATCGCTCAACAGTTACTTCAGGAGGGGAGAACCGCTTCCCGATTACAACATACATATTTACGGCACGGACTTCGGGCAGAAAGTAATAAATGCCGTAAGAAGCGTTCCTTTCGGTAAAACCCTGACTTATTCTGCGATAGCTGTCCGGATCGGACACCCTGAGAGCCAGAGAGCTGTCGGTTCCGTCTGCAGTAAAAATCCTGTTCCGATAATAGTTCCGTGCCACAGAATAATTCCCGAAACAGGCGGAATCGGAAATTACTCATCCGGCAGGAAATGGAAAAAGATACTGCTCGGCGTTGAAAAACACAAACATTGCAATATAAAAAAATATTGAAATATTTCAATAAAAAGATGAATATTATGTAACACGGGTGTTTAAACACAATGAAAATCAAAATAGCGTATTTATCCGGTTTCTGCATGGGGGTCAGGAGAGCTACCGACATAGTCTATGCTCTCGCAAAAAACCTTCATAAGAAAAACAGGAGGATTGTTACATACGGGCCCCTGATCCATAATCCCCGGGTCCTGGAAGAACTTAAATCGAAGGGCATCGGAAGCATCAGCAAACCCGAAGACGCGGATTCCGGGACAACCGTGGTCATCAGAGCGCACGGAATCCCTCCGGATACACGGGAAAAACTAATTTCGGCGAAAGCCCTTATATGCGATGCGACCTGTCCTGATGTGCTAAAGGTTCAAAGCCTGGTTAAAAAATATGCGAATAAAGGCTATACAATAATAATAATCGGCGACAAGGGACATGCCGAGGTTACGGGTTTACTGGGTTTTGCCGGGAGCAAAAGTTTTGTGGTGAATAAAACCGGGGAAATCAATAATATACCCGACATCGCGGGGGATATAGCCGTTGTCTGCCAGACCACCCAAAGCTCAGGTCTTTTTGAAGCCGTTTCTTCCGAAATCAAGAACCGTTTTCCTAATGCCGTAATATACAATACAATATGTAAATCCACCGAAAAAAGACAGGAAGAAACAAGAAAGCTGGCGAAGGAAGCGGATGTAATGATAGTTTTAGGAGGCAGGGACAGCGCAAATACCCGGCGCCTGTACGAAATATGCATCAATGAAAAAAAACCCGCTTACTACATAGAAAACGCCGATGAACTGAATGTTGATGAGATTTTGAAATACAGGACAGTTGGAATCACGGCAGGAGCTTCTACCCCCAATTGGATGATAAAAAACCTTGTCCGGGAATTAAAAAAAGCAAACCGGAAAAACCGGCTGAAGCTGTTATTAAACATTGAGAACATCATTTATTTTATAGTAAGGACCAATATCCTGATAGCTGTATCCGCCGGCGTTTTATCTTATATCTGCACCAAATTTTTCAAACTGCACAATCCCTCCATCCTTTATCCCCTGACCGCGGGATTGTATATATTTTCCATGCACACATTTAACCGCCTCTTCGACAATACACTTGGAGAACTGAAAGATTATTCGCGTATAGGTTTTATGGAATCCCACCACGAAGAATTCAAGGCCCTTTCAATAATCACCATGTTCGCAGTTCTCATCTGTTCGCTTATACTGGGTTTTTCAGCATTTATAATAGCATTCATTGCGTGTATAGCAGGCGTATCATACGGCACAAAATTATTTCCGAAAACATGGGCTGTGAGAAGGCTGAAAGATATCCCGATGTCGAAAAACATCATGGTCAGTCTTGCATGGACTTCAATCACTGTTTTCCTGCCGCTCTTCGGGTACAAGGAGGTATCGCCTCCTCCGATAAGCCCGGCGCTGATAGCCTTTAGTTTCGCTTACATATCAATTTTAATATTCATCAGATGTCTGACATATGACCTGGTAGAAATACATGCGGACAGGACGATAGGGAAAGAAAGCCTGGCCGTATTAAAAGGTAAATCCTTTACCAAAAAGACTATAGTGGTTATGATACTGATTTCAGCTTTGATGTCTGTATCCGCATCCTACTTTAAAGTAATACCTTCCTACGGTTACATATTGCCGCTGATATCCGTTTATTCCTTATTCTACCTGTACTTGTACCATAAACGCCATTTTTCCCAGGAAGCTGTCTTCGACCTTGTAGTCGAGTCCAAATTCATACTCGCCGGATTAATAGTATATCTCGGCTCAAAATTCACAGGTTGATCGGAGTTATATAAATGAAATGCCCGAAATGCGGATATGAAGATGTCAGAATAAATTTCTGTCCGAGATGTAAAATCAAAATGTATCCTATCGGGAGCCCCGAACTTAAAAAAAATTTAGGGGCCGGCCTGGTAAAATTTATTAAAGCCGTAATAAGATTTATTAAAAATATAATACTTAGAACGGCTGAATCCATAATATTCTGCGCGATTTTCCATTTTGTACTCAAAGGCCTGCTGTTCGGTCTGAAATTTATCGCCGTAAACGTGGAATCCGACATATCCAACATTTTCGACTCCGTATACATCGCCTACGGGGAATATTGTTTTTATGTCATTATAGTGATCCTTACTTTCAAATACAGATGGCCTGATACGTGATAGATGAATGATCTGGGCAGTTTCATTATCAGCGGCTTCAACGGAACTGAATTCAATAGGGAACTGGAACGTAAAATTCTTATTGATAAAATCAGCGGCCTGGTCTTTTTTTCCAGAAATATCATATCCCTGCCGCAGGTAAAAAATCTTATAGATAACTGCCGGAAAGCGAGAGCTTCCATATCGGGAGCACCCCTGATAATAGCGGTGGATCACGAAGGCGCCCCCGTCCACAGATTCGGTTCCTTAATAGATGAAATACCGTCCCAGGCGGCTGTCGCAAGATCCGGGATGAAATATCATGCCGCTTCTCTCTGGCAATCTGCCGCAAAAAAACTAAGTTCACTGGGATTTAACGCCAATTTTGCTCCCGTTCTGGATATCGGCGGCGGGGAAAAATGTTCAGCGATAGGAATAAGGTCTTTCGGCCGCGAAAAGAAAACCGCGATAGATTTCGGCTCTGAATTCATGGAAGCCATGAAAAAGGGTTCTATCTCCTGTTTTGCAAAGCATTTTCCCGGACTGGGTAAAACCGGCGTCGATTCCCACTTATCCCTTCCCGTTATCGGCGCGGGCAGAGACAGATTGTCCGCCGAAGACATTTCGGTATTCGAATCGCTTATAAGAAGAGGATGTGTCGACGGCATTATGCTTGCCCATGCCCTGTACCCGCGCCTGGACAGGAAATTCCCCGCAAGCATGTCCCGGAAAATAATATCCGGACTGTTATATGAAAAATTAAATTTTCGCGGGATCACGATAACAGATGACATAGATATGCTGGCAATCAGAAAAAATTATGAGATCCCTTATTTCGCGGAAAAATCCGTGGAAGCGGGTTCTCATTTTATTCTCGCGTGTCATAATAAATCCACCATACAAAAAATCTTTGCGGGACTCTCAAGGATAAAGCCGGGAATAATTGAAAACCGCCTCAGCGACATCAGCCGCTGGAAAAAAACCGTTCTTGCCGGAAACAGGGCTCAATCTCCGGCCGCCGGACAATCTTCGGGAAGTCACGCCGAAGCCATAGCAGAAAAAGCGCTCACAATAAAAATAAAAAGTAAAATAAAGCGTAAAAATTATATTTTTCTGTGTCTCATACCGCAGCCGGATCCCGGCAATCAGGATATTCTCAGGATGAAAAAAATGCTCAAAACCCGGATTAAAGAAATTTTCAGCTCTGCAAAAATCCTGTTTTATCCCGCGAAACCGGAATATAAAGACCTTAAAAAACGCACGCCGGTTATTATAACCTGCAACGCGTACAGGGATAAAAAAATCCTGCGCTCGCTGTCGTCCCTTATTAAGACGGCCGGAAAAAACTGTTATTGCATGGCCATAGGGAATCCGCGCGATATGGATTATTTCAAATCCTGCGCGGCGACAGGATGCACTTATTCGCCCGACAGTCATTCAATTTGCGGATTGCTGGCTATGCTGAAGGAAAAAGACGATGAAAAATAACGCCCGGGCCGAATACGCGCTTTCCTTTGTCTTAATCGCGGCGATAGCCATATGCTCCGGCTGTTCAAACATAGACACGAAGGATAAAATTAATATTACATACCATACAATAGAATCATTACCCGAGCAGCTCAGCGCTTTACAGACGCTGACCGATAATTTCGAAAGGGAAAACCCCGGAATAAACGTCGAAATTGAGACAGCGCCTTCCGGAACTTTATCCGTATTCCAGAAACTCAAGGTAAGAATAGCCGGACAGCATCCGCCCGATGTATTTTATATGGTCACGGACCGCATTGATGAATATATATCCAGGGGAGCCGTTATGGATATAACCGAATCCGCTGAAAGAGATTTTCCCGGTTTAAAGCGGGATTATTACCCCGAAGTTATCGAAAGCTGTTATAAAAACGGGAAAATGTATTGTTTCCCTTTTCACTTCAGCACAGACCTTCTTTTTTATAATAAAGATTTATTTGATGCGGCCGGAGTCAGCTATCCCGAGCCCGCCTGGAACTGGCAGGATGTATTGGAATCGGCGCTAAAACTTACGCAAACCGGACAAAACGGGGTAAAGACTTACGGGTTTCTGCAGCCGCGCCCCCTGTTTTTAATGAGATCTTTCGGTTCCGAATTATTTACAGGCAAACCCTTAAGATGCACAATTGACGATACGCGGTCGAAAGCCGCGCTGCGGTTCCTCATAGACCTGCACTCAAAATACGGGGTTTCTCCGAATAACGCGGTTTTAAATCCCTCTGAAAGAAGCCAGTCCGAAATGGAAATGTTTAAAAACGGGAAAGCGGCGATGTTCATAGGCAGAACTTACATGCTGGTGGATTTTGCGGGTATAAAAAGATTCAAGTGGGATATATGCTCTGTCCCGCGCGGGACAAAAAGGTATTCACGCCTGGCGGTCGGGGGAAACTGCATATCCCCGGATACAAAATACCCCGAAGCCTCATGGAAGTTCATAAAGTATTTTTCCTCGCGCGAAGGAACTATGGTCATGACCGGCAAGCGGAATTGCGTGCCTGCGTTAAAATCAGCCGCGGAATCAGAGTTTTTCCTTCACCCGCCGCCTGAAAATATGAGATTTTCAATTCTGCAGCTGTCTTTTTCGGAAGCGGAAACTTATCCTGTTGAGAACTGGAGAGAGTTTCTGGAAAAGGAATTCTCTCCGGCAATCGACAGGATTATACTGGGGAAAACATCGATAGACAATGGATTATCCGAATTGCAGGAAAAAGGCCAAAAATACATAAGCAAATAATTTTATTGATTATAATTATGATTTAATATATAAAATCTTTAATTATATGCGGATGGTTCGACTGAAGTCAGATGTTTTACCGCCTAAAAAAAAGAAAAAAAACATTTGAATCTCATATTACGTTGTGATAGATTAATCCTAAATATGGAATTTGTATAATTAGTTGTATTCATTACGGAGGAACATACGGTATGAAAAAATTTCTGGTTTTGATGTTTACGATTACTTTTATTTTTAATATTTTTGTTTCCTGCGCTGTCGCCGAAGAAAGATCTGTGCCCGGTAAAATGGCGCACAAGTTCGGCAGGGGATTGTGCAACGTAGCCCTTGGATGGTGCGAAATACCGAAAAACATAATGAATTCATGCGAAGAAATCAACCCATACGCCGGCTGGTTTATAGGGCTTGTCAAAGGAATAGGCATGACTGTCGCCAGGACTCTTGCGGGAGTCTGGGATATCGTGACATTCCCCATACCGGCTCCATCGGATTATGAGCCTGTAATGGAACCCGAATTTGTATTCGAAAGTCTTTCATATATAGAATAAAAAGGCATTATACTAAATCAAAAACACAAAGAAAGGGGATTAATGGATGAAAAGAGTAGCAATTGTAGTTTTGGTAACGACACTCTTTCTGGGCATGTGCGTTCCCGCATTTGCTGATGCAAGCACCAACAATGCCGGAAGAAAATTCTGCAGAGGCATTGCCAATATTGCGACAGGATGGGTTGAAATCATTAGAACGCCTTACGAAGAAGCTATGGCTACAAATCCTGTCCGGGGTTTGACTATCGGGCTCTTCAAAGGAATTATTATGGCGGTAGCCAGAACAGGCTCGGGGGCATTTGACCTTGTAACATTTCCGTTCCCGTTTCCGAATGATTATGACTCTCTTGTAAAACCCGAATTCGTATTTTAACTTTAATTAAAGCGCAGAAAGGAGGAAAATTAAATGATTAGATTTTCCAGAGCAGCTATTTGTGTCTTAATCATAACTGCTATCCTTAGTTCATCTACACTTGCTTCAGCTGAGCTTTTCCAGGATATTACCCACAAGCTCTTCAGGGGGATTGCCAATATACTGACAGGGTGGATAGAAATTCCTAAAAATATGTATAATGACTCTGTTGAAGTAAGCCCGTGGTACGGCTGGTTTACCGGATTACTGAAGGGGATAGGCTTCACCGTTGTCAGAACAGGCGCAGGGGTCTGGGATACAGTAACATTCCTTTTTCCCATACCTTCCGATTACGAACCTGTATGGGAACCTGAATTTGTATTTTAGTCTATATGCTATGCAATGAGTAACGGTAACAAAGGGATTCACTGATGCATGGTGAATCCCTTTGTTTGTCATAACACCAAAGAACGGAGTTTTGCCATGGAAGAAAAGATCAAAGATGTTTTGAATAACGAAGTCAGGCCTTATCTGCAATCCCACGGCGGCGATGCTGAATTTGTTTCTGTTGACGCGGAAGGAAACGTAAGCGTCCGGTTAAAAGGGGCCTGCGCGGGATGTTCCGGAGCTTTAATGACATTAAAAAACCTTGTTGAACAGGCTCTGAAAGAAAAAATACCCGGGGTTAAATCTGTAAAATCAGTTTAATAATTATGACCCAAAAACCTAAATTTATTGATAAGTTTATCCAGAACCTCGACAAAATCGATAAGCTGGATGTAGAAAAGTATTTTATCAATCTTTCCCGGGAAAAAGGATTCCTTGAATCCGTATTCAACAACCTCAATGAAGGTATTGTTGTAATATCCAGCAAGGGCGCCATAGCGTTTCTTAATTCAAAAGCCAAATCAATATTAGGCATCTTTTCCGAAGAATATAAGGGAAGGCGCCTGCAGGATGTGATAAAAGACGCGTCCTTTCTGTCTTCCATACCGTTAAATGTGAAGACCTCATACAGTATTATCGATAAGGAAATAACCGTTGACCATCCCAGAAAATCACTGATTAATATTAATGTAATACCGTTTGACGATAATAATTTATCCGGCATGGTAGTTGTTTTGAAAGATATAACCGCCAGGAAAAGGATGGAAGAGGATACAAAACAATCTAAATTGATGGAAACTTTTTCCAATCTCGCGGCTGGAATAGCGCATGAGATAGGCAACCCCCTCAATTCACTCAATATTCATCTGCAACTGATAGACCGCGAAACCAAAAAATCAAAAACGGGAAAAAAGGTCAATGAACACATTTCCATCTGCAGAAATGAAATAAAACGTCTCGATGAAATAATTAACAGGTTTTTGCTGGCTCTGAGGTCTTCCGAAAAACCGATGGAAAGAAAAAGCGTAAACAAGATTATATCTTCCATAGTAAAACTGATGCAGCCGGAATTTAATTCCAAAAAAATCGGCCTCACTATTTCCCTGAACAAGAATCTGCCCGATACTCTTCTGAATGAAGGGGAAATAAAACAATTAATAGTAAATATACTGAAAAACGCCGTCCAGTCAATTAATCATGCCGGGGGGGAAATCGGTATTTCCACCCTTCAGGAACCGTATTATATACTTATTAATATTAAGGATAACGGCGCGGGCATTTCAGACAGCATCAAACAAAAAATATTTGAGCCTTTTTTCTCCACAAAAGAATCCGGCTCGGGGCTCGGGCTTCTGATCGCGTCAAGAATAGTGTCGGAACATAAAGGCACTCTGGAAGTGGAAAGCGGCAAAAAAAACGGCACCTTGATTAAAATAAGGCTTCCCATAAAGACTGATGAATTAAAATTACTTCCGCAGGGAGACAAATGATTTGAATAAAAAAACCATACTGATTGCTGATGACGAAATAAACACTCTTAAAGGGCTTGCATCCGCCCTTTCCGAAAAATACCGCGTTATAACGGCTTCAAACGGTCAGGAAGCATATGAATTATTCGCATCTAACATGCCTTCGATAGTCTTAACGGATATCAGGATGCCTGTAATGGGCGGCCTGACGCTTCTGGATAAGATAAGGTCCGCAAATCCGGATATACCCGTAATCCTTCTTACGGCGTATGGAACCATTAATAACGCCGTTGAAGCCATGAAGAGGGGGGCTTCCGACTATATTACAAAGCCCGTCAATCTCGACAAACTTGAAGTCATCATTGAAAAATTCATCGATAAAAAAGTCGCGGCGGGCGCCTTCCGGAATCAATCGACTATTATAGGCAATGACGCGGCGCTAAAAACTATTTATGAACAGGCCTCTAAAGCGGCATTGACGGATACCACGATCTTAATAACGGGCGAAAGCGGCACGGGCAAAGAAATACTGGCCCAGGACATACATAAAATAAGTAAAAGGCCGGGCAAATTCACTCCTGTCCATTGCGCCGCGCTTCCTGAAACTTTACTCGAAAGCGAACTTTTCGGGCATGAAAAGGGGTCGTTTACCGGCGCCTCCTCGCGAAAAGCGGGGCGTTTTGAATTAGCCGAAAAAGGAACAATATTCCTGGATGAAATCAGCGAAATCTCAACATCAATACAGACAAAGCTGCTTAGAGTGCTTCATGATAAAACATTTGAAAGAGTAGGCGGTACCCAGACTCTGAAAGCGGACATAAGAATTATAGCGGCTACAAACAAAAATCTGGAACCGCTGATTAAATCCGGCAGGTTCAGGGAAGACTTATATTACCGTTTAAATGTTGTGCATTTTCATCTCCCCCCCCTGAGAGAGAGAATCGGCGATGTCCCTCTTTTTGTCAATCATTTTATCG includes these proteins:
- a CDS encoding exosortase system-associated protein, TIGR04073 family, which produces MKKFLVLMFTITFIFNIFVSCAVAEERSVPGKMAHKFGRGLCNVALGWCEIPKNIMNSCEEINPYAGWFIGLVKGIGMTVARTLAGVWDIVTFPIPAPSDYEPVMEPEFVFESLSYIE
- a CDS encoding exosortase system-associated protein, TIGR04073 family — its product is MKRVAIVVLVTTLFLGMCVPAFADASTNNAGRKFCRGIANIATGWVEIIRTPYEEAMATNPVRGLTIGLFKGIIMAVARTGSGAFDLVTFPFPFPNDYDSLVKPEFVF
- a CDS encoding exosortase system-associated protein, TIGR04073 family gives rise to the protein MIRFSRAAICVLIITAILSSSTLASAELFQDITHKLFRGIANILTGWIEIPKNMYNDSVEVSPWYGWFTGLLKGIGFTVVRTGAGVWDTVTFLFPIPSDYEPVWEPEFVF
- a CDS encoding NifU family protein, giving the protein MEEKIKDVLNNEVRPYLQSHGGDAEFVSVDAEGNVSVRLKGACAGCSGALMTLKNLVEQALKEKIPGVKSVKSV
- a CDS encoding ATP-binding protein; translation: MTQKPKFIDKFIQNLDKIDKLDVEKYFINLSREKGFLESVFNNLNEGIVVISSKGAIAFLNSKAKSILGIFSEEYKGRRLQDVIKDASFLSSIPLNVKTSYSIIDKEITVDHPRKSLININVIPFDDNNLSGMVVVLKDITARKRMEEDTKQSKLMETFSNLAAGIAHEIGNPLNSLNIHLQLIDRETKKSKTGKKVNEHISICRNEIKRLDEIINRFLLALRSSEKPMERKSVNKIISSIVKLMQPEFNSKKIGLTISLNKNLPDTLLNEGEIKQLIVNILKNAVQSINHAGGEIGISTLQEPYYILINIKDNGAGISDSIKQKIFEPFFSTKESGSGLGLLIASRIVSEHKGTLEVESGKKNGTLIKIRLPIKTDELKLLPQGDK
- a CDS encoding sigma-54 dependent transcriptional regulator, coding for MNKKTILIADDEINTLKGLASALSEKYRVITASNGQEAYELFASNMPSIVLTDIRMPVMGGLTLLDKIRSANPDIPVILLTAYGTINNAVEAMKRGASDYITKPVNLDKLEVIIEKFIDKKVAAGAFRNQSTIIGNDAALKTIYEQASKAALTDTTILITGESGTGKEILAQDIHKISKRPGKFTPVHCAALPETLLESELFGHEKGSFTGASSRKAGRFELAEKGTIFLDEISEISTSIQTKLLRVLHDKTFERVGGTQTLKADIRIIAATNKNLEPLIKSGRFREDLYYRLNVVHFHLPPLRERIGDVPLFVNHFIEDLAKSSGKIIEGITDEALKLLTGYTWPGNIRQLRNTVEHMILFSSSRILDIKDIPPEIIKEAGLPSGKNITTGKGTIKDLEKDLILKELQKSGGNKTEVANRLGISRRTLYRKLKQYDLSL